In Carya illinoinensis cultivar Pawnee chromosome 6, C.illinoinensisPawnee_v1, whole genome shotgun sequence, a single genomic region encodes these proteins:
- the LOC122313544 gene encoding SEC12-like protein 2, which produces MGKSRVPDPPNFQKYGVPFYSAAWVPYKNITLEHEPQGQEKDSNQSSDEISVGDGSSAAPPESSAAPNYFVFAGGGGEGRSGIPNAVVLARFDSTSNALSDQPVAKLGTGSDLPYRMAVHPGGDGLVCSLPKSCRWFEWDVEKSAEVHTLCPKLSDKVLTQLEDVGQQLALAFNNEGSALAAGGEDGNLRVFKWPSMEIVLHEAGAHTTLKDLDFSSDGKYLVSLGNSGPARVWDVTSSTVIASLPKENDEVFSSCRFAESNDKNQVLYIAAVTGKGGSIVTWNTSTWKRMGSKPVARDTISAFNVSPDGKLLACGTTQGDILILNSTGLRVQTMVRKAHLGFVTALAFSQDSRTLASVSLDSSARVTIIDDKKKTGRLSLWVIVLIILVAVAVYFAKNEGILG; this is translated from the exons ATGGGGAAGAGCAGGGTCCCCGACCCTCCTAACTTCCAGAAATACGGCGTGCCGTTCTATTCAGCCGCTTGGGTTCCGTACAAGAACATCACACTCGAGCACGAACCACAAGGCCAGGAGAAAGATTCCAACCAATCCAGCGATGAAATTTCCGTAGGTGACGGATCGTCTGCGGCTCCTCCGGAATCCTCCGCCGCTCCGAACTACTTCGTTTTCGCCGGTGGCGGCGGAGAGGGTCGGAGTGGAATCCCGAACGCTGTCGTTCTCGCCCGATTCGATTCCACATCTAATGCTCTCTCCGACCAGCCA gTGGCTAAGCTTGGAACTGGCTCTGATTTGCCTTATAGAATGGCGGTTCATCCTGGTGGAGATGGCCTCGTTTGTTCATTGCCTAAAAGTTGCAG ATGGTTCGAATGGGATGTTGAAAAGAGTGCTGAAGTTCATACATTGTGTCCAAAGCTTTCTGACAAAGTGCTTACCCAGTTGGAAGATGTTGGACAGCAATTGGCATTGGCGTTTAACAATGAGGGGTCTGCACTTGCTGCCGGTGGCGAG GATGGCAATTTGAGGGTCTTTAAATGGCCTAGCATGGAAATTGTTCTCCACGAGGCTGGTGCTCATACTACTCTGAAGGATTTGGATTTCAG CTCTGATGGGAAATATCTTGTCTCATTGGGAAATAGTGGCCCTGCAAGGGTTTGGGATGTGACTTCCTCAACGGTCATAGCTTCTCTTCCAAAGGAAAAT GACGAGGTTTTCAGCTCATGCAGATTTGCTGAGAGTAATGATAAGAATCAGGTTCTATATATTGCTGCAGTGACAG GTAAAGGTGGGAGCATTGTGACATGGAATACATCCACATGGAAGCGGATGGGATCAAAGCCTGTAGCTCGTGACACAATTTCTGCCTTCAATGTTTCACCAGATGGAAAGCTCCTTGCCTG TGGAACGACTCAAGGTGacattttgattttaaattcgACTGGTTTGCGGGTTCAGACAATGGTTAGGAAAGCACATCTTGGCTTTGTAACTGCCCTGGCATTCTCTCAAGACTCAAG GACTTTGGCTTCTGTATCCCTGGACTCAAGTGCAAGGGTGACAATTATCGATGACAAGAAGAAAACGG GAAGATTGAGCTTATGGGTCATTGTGTTAATCATTCTAGTTGCCGTTGCTGTATATTTTGCGAAGAATGAAGGAATCCTTGGCTAG
- the LOC122313545 gene encoding nudix hydrolase 25-like isoform X1 — protein sequence MEAPPPGYRPNVGICLINSDNQVFTASRLNVPGAWQMPQGGIEDGEEPKSAAIRELREETGIVSAEIITEVPNWLTYDFPPAVKAKTNRVWRGEYHGQAQKWFLMKLTKDESEINLASGEARPEFAEWKWASPEEVIEQVVDYKRPTYEQVMNTFKPYLNRSTTSTKM from the exons ATGGAGGCCCCCCCTCCTGGTTACCGTCCCAACGTTGGCATTTGCCTCATCAACTCCGATAACCAA GTTTTTACGGCTTCAAGATTGAATGTTCCAGGAGCATGGCAGATGCCTCAG GGGGGTATTGAGGATGGTGAAGAGCCCAAATCTGCAGCCATTAGAGAATTGCGAGAAGAAACTGGAATAGTGTCTGCTGAAATTATTACTGAG GTTCCGAACTGGTTGACTTATGACTTCCCTCCAGCTGTGAAGGCAAAAACCAATCGTGTCTGGCGAGGTGAATATCATGGGCAGGCACAAAAATG GTTCCTTATGAAACTAACAAAAGATGAGAGTGAGATCAACCTAGCTAGTGGTGAAGCAAGACCAGAGTTTGCTGAGTGGAAATGGGCAAGCCCGGAAGAAGTGATCGAGCAG GTGGTGGACTACAAAAGGCCAACGTATGAGCAAGTTATGAATACCTTCAAGCCTTACCTTAATCGAAGTACAACTTCCACCAAAATGTAA
- the LOC122313545 gene encoding nudix hydrolase 25-like isoform X2 produces the protein MHKKVFTASRLNVPGAWQMPQGGIEDGEEPKSAAIRELREETGIVSAEIITEVPNWLTYDFPPAVKAKTNRVWRGEYHGQAQKWFLMKLTKDESEINLASGEARPEFAEWKWASPEEVIEQVVDYKRPTYEQVMNTFKPYLNRSTTSTKM, from the exons ATGCACAAAAAG GTTTTTACGGCTTCAAGATTGAATGTTCCAGGAGCATGGCAGATGCCTCAG GGGGGTATTGAGGATGGTGAAGAGCCCAAATCTGCAGCCATTAGAGAATTGCGAGAAGAAACTGGAATAGTGTCTGCTGAAATTATTACTGAG GTTCCGAACTGGTTGACTTATGACTTCCCTCCAGCTGTGAAGGCAAAAACCAATCGTGTCTGGCGAGGTGAATATCATGGGCAGGCACAAAAATG GTTCCTTATGAAACTAACAAAAGATGAGAGTGAGATCAACCTAGCTAGTGGTGAAGCAAGACCAGAGTTTGCTGAGTGGAAATGGGCAAGCCCGGAAGAAGTGATCGAGCAG GTGGTGGACTACAAAAGGCCAACGTATGAGCAAGTTATGAATACCTTCAAGCCTTACCTTAATCGAAGTACAACTTCCACCAAAATGTAA